The following proteins are co-located in the Paenibacillus sp. FSL H8-0079 genome:
- a CDS encoding Crp/Fnr family transcriptional regulator gives MICTHEAKDACFSKVSLFQHLDPSEAALLTSLLHTRKYNKGEVVVQEGERSDTLYVVHQGCLKLSKYNENGKEHIIRFLFPGDFFGQDSLLHQKPHAANAEVLEPSAICSISKHDFDQLLEHDPKLAYHFLLAISNLLRETDEWNSSLSAMTTEQKIAKLLLYFHTRNHAKHEIRLPVFKKDMALLLGITPETLSRKLAMMQTQGLLQVTGNCILILQLEQLREMVPF, from the coding sequence ATGATCTGTACACACGAAGCGAAGGATGCCTGTTTCTCCAAAGTATCTCTGTTCCAGCATCTTGATCCATCCGAGGCTGCCTTGCTGACCTCCCTTTTGCATACCCGCAAATATAACAAAGGCGAAGTTGTCGTCCAGGAGGGAGAACGCTCAGATACGCTTTATGTGGTTCATCAGGGATGTTTGAAGTTATCCAAATACAATGAAAATGGCAAGGAACATATTATCCGGTTTCTGTTTCCCGGAGATTTCTTCGGACAAGATTCCCTGTTACACCAAAAACCACATGCTGCGAACGCCGAAGTTCTGGAGCCTTCGGCCATCTGCTCTATCAGCAAGCATGACTTTGACCAGTTACTGGAACATGATCCGAAGCTTGCTTATCATTTCCTGCTTGCCATTTCTAATCTGCTCCGTGAAACAGATGAATGGAATAGCTCGCTCAGTGCGATGACAACGGAACAGAAGATTGCCAAGTTGCTATTGTATTTTCATACCCGAAATCATGCAAAGCATGAGATTCGCTTGCCTGTTTTCAAAAAAGATATGGCTCTGCTGCTCGGGATCACACCCGAAACACTTAGTCGCAAACTTGCCATGATGCAAACCCAGGGACTGCTTCAGGTTACAGGGAACTGTATCCTTATTCTGCAATTGGAGCAGCTTAGGGAAATGGTTCCGTTCTGA
- a CDS encoding cupin domain-containing protein, which yields MATSTMDYTLPTTQFTYDLSNNPLFKKDEDNYINSLSINQLNTLGNTSLLDIFLSTGNVVEPHIHQNATELVYCISGAAVVSLINPFTNELLHFPITPGQVANVPQGWWHYEVATVDHTHLLAIFDAPVPEAIFGSDILRLTPAKLLAYTYCLDEKKVQEALAPIQKTVIIGPPIDCQPSTAPASNSAPNVNHQPYVMPNVQPNMQPNTQPNVQPNMQPNTQPNIQPYVNRLPYWGTWVDPRIIHEPGCPYYRELPLNTTNQEER from the coding sequence TTGGCAACCTCAACCATGGATTACACTTTACCAACCACCCAATTTACTTATGATTTAAGCAATAACCCGTTATTCAAGAAGGATGAGGACAACTACATTAATTCTCTTTCCATCAACCAGTTAAACACACTCGGCAATACTTCTTTACTGGATATTTTCCTCAGCACAGGCAATGTGGTTGAACCTCATATTCATCAGAATGCAACCGAACTGGTATACTGCATCAGCGGTGCGGCAGTCGTGTCACTCATTAATCCGTTCACGAACGAGTTGCTTCATTTCCCGATTACACCAGGGCAAGTAGCTAATGTACCTCAAGGCTGGTGGCACTATGAAGTGGCTACTGTCGATCATACGCACTTACTTGCAATCTTTGATGCTCCTGTGCCTGAAGCGATATTTGGCTCAGATATTTTGCGTCTTACACCTGCAAAACTTCTGGCTTATACGTACTGTCTGGACGAGAAAAAAGTTCAAGAAGCACTGGCTCCCATCCAAAAAACAGTGATTATTGGCCCGCCGATAGATTGCCAGCCTTCAACTGCTCCTGCCTCTAACAGTGCTCCGAATGTCAATCATCAGCCTTACGTAATGCCTAATGTACAGCCAAACATGCAACCAAACACACAACCCAATGTACAACCAAACATGCAGCCAAATACACAGCCTAACATCCAACCTTATGTAAACCGCCTTCCGTACTGGGGCACTTGGGTTGACCCGCGTATTATCCACGAACCAGGTTGCCCATATTATAGAGAACTTCCTTTGAATACGACTAATCAAGAGGAAAGATGA
- a CDS encoding sigma-70 family RNA polymerase sigma factor: MNSNIHANEPELSSLDVGELYIRYKKYAFSIAYRMLGSVVEAEDIVQDCFAGIQSTSAQDIRNPKSYIARLVVNRSLNLLNSARNQRESYVGEWLPEPMGDSEEENMPEETMEKKELISYAYLIMLERLSPMERAVFVLREAFRYDYSEIADWLGKTESNCRQIFSRARRNLPERLPPIEQSDADLIAKGELLSRFTTAFLRYDVSTMLELLADHPVFTADGGGVVHTVMRTMNVHKGVLALLTSRRVLTRLRDREWVPMWINGELQLALMKEGQLSEVLCIELDPSGERIEGAYLVVNPNKLTSIDTSTL; this comes from the coding sequence ATGAATTCTAATATCCACGCTAATGAGCCAGAATTGTCTTCTCTGGATGTTGGTGAGCTGTATATTCGTTATAAAAAATATGCATTTTCAATAGCTTACCGCATGCTGGGCAGTGTGGTAGAAGCTGAAGATATTGTGCAGGATTGCTTTGCTGGGATTCAGAGTACGTCTGCTCAGGATATTCGTAATCCCAAGTCCTACATCGCCAGACTGGTTGTGAACCGAAGCTTGAATCTGCTAAATTCCGCCCGCAACCAGCGGGAAAGTTATGTTGGTGAGTGGCTGCCAGAGCCGATGGGTGACAGTGAAGAGGAGAACATGCCAGAGGAAACGATGGAGAAAAAAGAACTGATCTCCTACGCCTATCTGATCATGTTGGAGCGTCTATCGCCCATGGAACGGGCAGTGTTTGTCCTTCGTGAAGCGTTCCGATATGATTATTCCGAAATAGCGGATTGGCTGGGCAAAACGGAGAGTAACTGCCGCCAAATCTTTAGCCGCGCCAGACGAAATCTGCCCGAAAGACTTCCGCCGATCGAGCAGAGTGATGCGGATTTGATAGCCAAAGGTGAATTGCTGAGCCGTTTTACAACGGCTTTCCTTCGTTATGACGTCTCTACCATGCTCGAGTTACTGGCGGATCATCCTGTATTTACAGCAGATGGCGGTGGCGTTGTGCATACCGTTATGAGAACGATGAACGTTCACAAAGGCGTGCTTGCCCTCCTGACCTCACGACGAGTCCTTACTCGATTGCGTGATAGAGAATGGGTGCCCATGTGGATCAATGGCGAGCTTCAACTCGCGTTGATGAAAGAAGGGCAGTTGTCCGAGGTACTCTGTATAGAGTTGGACCCTTCCGGTGAGCGGATTGAGGGAGCTTATCTCGTCGTCAATCCGAACAAACTTACATCGATAGACACTTCAACTCTTTGA
- a CDS encoding DUF1361 domain-containing protein → MRKLNYIRIFIFLSVVTIVTLGLYYVAADWLDQRYFRFLIWNLFLGWIPFVFSYAAYLLSDVKWKGATWLAVASGLLWLLFFPNSSYIVTDLVHLTARSSRYYGGNGVDYTYWYDLSVVLMFVWTGLLLGFLSMYQLQEVIYRRVGRWASWIFVLAGCALGSYGVLLGRVYRLNSWDALTNRETLIELMHESVSRPSLAFCLFFGTFITTIYATLYYLINTRSPRETKKSAVNPEADIQALR, encoded by the coding sequence TTGAGAAAACTGAATTATATTCGCATATTTATTTTCCTTAGTGTGGTTACTATAGTAACGCTTGGCTTGTACTACGTAGCCGCAGATTGGCTGGATCAGCGTTATTTCCGCTTCCTGATCTGGAATCTGTTCTTGGGCTGGATTCCTTTTGTGTTCTCTTATGCAGCCTATCTTCTAAGTGATGTGAAATGGAAAGGTGCCACGTGGCTTGCAGTCGCAAGTGGTCTGCTGTGGTTGTTATTTTTCCCGAACTCTTCTTACATTGTTACGGATTTGGTTCATCTGACAGCGAGAAGTTCCCGTTATTATGGTGGGAACGGAGTGGACTACACCTATTGGTACGACTTGAGCGTTGTATTAATGTTTGTCTGGACTGGACTCCTACTTGGATTCCTATCGATGTATCAGCTTCAGGAAGTGATCTATCGCCGTGTTGGACGATGGGCATCTTGGATCTTTGTATTGGCTGGGTGTGCTTTGGGAAGTTATGGGGTATTGCTTGGACGTGTATATCGACTGAATAGCTGGGATGCACTGACGAATCGCGAGACGCTGATTGAGCTGATGCACGAAAGTGTAAGCCGCCCTTCTCTTGCGTTTTGTTTGTTTTTTGGTACGTTTATCACTACAATCTATGCCACATTGTACTATCTGATCAATACGAGGTCTCCCCGTGAAACGAAGAAGAGTGCAGTAAATCCTGAAGCAGACATACAAGCGTTGCGCTAA
- a CDS encoding serine hydrolase encodes MNPSSLSSKLQQIVPQLDLRSCLVSVRGEIMYEHYRNQEAATDIAKINSCTKSVLSALICIAMDKGILPEASTPISTFFPQLTSDPDPRKPAITLEQLLTMTAGFNWDEFGGQNSFPRMTRTDHWVDFALEQRLSHEPGTYMEYNSGVSQILSAILMQNAGMNVAEFAERYLFGPLGIKDYEWESDPQGVHTGGFGLKMLPADLLKFGQLFLQQGMWEGESLISSDLVSRSTQPFITVTPPNHVSYAWHWWVDVYPNERSVAEDITAEDDKPNLHYYYARGFGGQYVYIVPELELVTVLTNDKRKKEKPPLDVFPRLIAPELWKIL; translated from the coding sequence ATGAATCCTTCATCACTGTCATCCAAGTTACAACAGATCGTTCCACAACTGGATCTGCGAAGCTGCCTTGTCAGCGTACGCGGTGAGATTATGTACGAACACTACCGCAACCAAGAGGCTGCGACTGATATTGCAAAAATCAATTCTTGTACCAAGAGTGTGCTATCCGCACTCATTTGTATAGCGATGGATAAGGGGATTTTGCCTGAGGCATCTACCCCAATATCCACCTTTTTCCCGCAGTTGACATCTGATCCTGATCCGCGCAAACCAGCGATCACACTGGAACAACTGCTTACCATGACAGCCGGATTCAACTGGGACGAGTTCGGCGGGCAGAATTCATTCCCTCGCATGACCCGCACCGATCATTGGGTGGATTTTGCATTGGAACAACGCTTAAGTCATGAACCGGGTACATACATGGAATACAACTCCGGAGTATCACAGATCCTATCCGCCATCCTGATGCAAAATGCAGGTATGAACGTAGCCGAGTTCGCAGAACGTTATCTTTTTGGCCCGCTGGGAATTAAGGATTATGAATGGGAAAGTGACCCTCAAGGTGTACATACTGGCGGATTCGGTCTTAAAATGTTGCCCGCGGATCTACTGAAATTCGGTCAGCTGTTTCTACAGCAAGGTATGTGGGAGGGTGAATCTCTCATTTCAAGTGATCTGGTATCGCGTTCGACGCAGCCTTTCATTACAGTCACTCCACCGAATCACGTAAGTTATGCTTGGCATTGGTGGGTGGATGTCTATCCGAATGAAAGGTCTGTTGCCGAAGATATTACTGCTGAAGACGACAAACCCAATCTCCATTATTATTACGCGCGAGGGTTCGGTGGGCAGTATGTATACATTGTCCCAGAGCTGGAACTCGTTACGGTTTTAACTAATGACAAACGAAAGAAAGAGAAGCCTCCGCTGGATGTTTTCCCTCGATTAATCGCCCCTGAGCTATGGAAAATCTTATAA
- a CDS encoding phosphotransferase, which yields MFSEEDYTKVAKEALIQYPIIFSEIVYLGESDNVTFRVHTKDDNPKFLIKIHISKSSNYSKENIESELMWLEALNEDTGLVVPNPIRNLEGDLVTVISTDYNDNKFLVTVHQWVNGKVLNREPTSNETANLALLMAALHKHSMKWNAPDGFNRPIYNSDHLYSSLNQLKQLVNLELVSSEAFSYVEESAHKIAKMIERHKGEQCNWGIIHSDLHESNYVFYEDIPRPIDFSNCGYGFYLFDMAETFLHLSVENRKIFIKSYSKVNQLEENYIELLEAFFIWSIIRIFAFHSLNPNEQQSLAASLPSVIQHYFIKYSKGESFLFN from the coding sequence ATGTTTTCTGAAGAGGATTATACGAAGGTAGCAAAAGAAGCCTTAATTCAATACCCGATAATTTTTAGTGAAATTGTATACCTCGGGGAAAGTGATAATGTTACATTCCGAGTTCATACAAAAGACGATAATCCGAAGTTTCTTATCAAAATCCATATCTCGAAGAGCTCCAATTACTCAAAGGAAAATATCGAATCAGAACTCATGTGGCTTGAAGCCTTGAATGAAGATACAGGTCTTGTTGTACCTAATCCTATAAGGAATCTCGAAGGTGATCTGGTCACAGTTATATCAACTGATTATAATGACAATAAATTCCTTGTGACTGTTCACCAGTGGGTTAATGGTAAGGTGCTTAACAGAGAGCCAACAAGTAATGAAACTGCCAATTTGGCTCTTTTAATGGCGGCTTTACATAAACATTCTATGAAGTGGAATGCACCTGACGGCTTTAATAGACCAATATACAATTCCGATCATTTATATTCTTCACTTAATCAATTAAAACAGTTGGTAAATTTAGAACTTGTGTCAAGTGAAGCATTTTCTTATGTGGAGGAGTCAGCACATAAAATAGCAAAAATGATAGAAAGACATAAGGGAGAACAGTGTAACTGGGGAATCATTCATTCCGACCTTCACGAGAGTAATTATGTGTTTTATGAAGATATTCCTCGACCAATAGATTTTTCGAATTGTGGTTATGGCTTTTATTTATTTGATATGGCTGAAACATTTCTGCATCTTTCAGTTGAAAATAGGAAAATATTCATTAAATCATATAGTAAAGTAAATCAACTAGAAGAAAATTATATAGAGTTATTAGAAGCTTTCTTTATATGGTCAATAATAAGGATTTTTGCATTTCATTCTTTAAATCCAAACGAACAACAATCTTTGGCAGCTAGTCTCCCATCAGTTATTCAACATTATTTTATAAAATATTCTAAAGGAGAAAGTTTCTTATTCAACTAA
- a CDS encoding carboxymuconolactone decarboxylase family protein, producing MNLRTNYRAVSPGAFKAMMAMEQYISGQFENKVLYELLKIRVSQINGCAFCLDMHAKDLMKLGDYADHILLLSVWREVAFFTDQERVMLELAEAVTKILEQGVPLALYDKVREHFSESELVDLILAINTINNWNRIAITTGMYPGCFN from the coding sequence ATGAATTTAAGAACGAACTACAGAGCAGTGAGTCCAGGTGCTTTTAAAGCGATGATGGCGATGGAGCAATATATATCCGGGCAATTTGAGAATAAAGTGTTATACGAGTTGTTGAAAATCCGCGTGTCCCAGATCAATGGCTGTGCCTTTTGTCTCGATATGCATGCCAAAGATCTGATGAAACTGGGAGATTATGCGGATCATATTCTCTTGTTAAGTGTGTGGCGTGAGGTGGCTTTCTTCACGGATCAAGAACGTGTTATGCTGGAACTGGCTGAAGCGGTGACTAAAATCTTGGAGCAGGGCGTACCACTTGCATTGTACGATAAGGTTCGTGAGCACTTCAGTGAATCCGAACTGGTGGATCTGATCTTGGCCATTAACACGATTAATAACTGGAACCGGATTGCGATTACAACTGGAATGTATCCGGGTTGCTTTAACTAA
- a CDS encoding aromatic ring-hydroxylating dioxygenase subunit alpha, with protein MITSNANRNVTSELPRGCTFTAEDWHVLSQYWYPVAQATEVTDKPLAAQLLDVKLVLYRSNDQVVVAKDLCFHRGAPLSKGWVENGEIVCPYHGFRYNCEGKCTAVPAHPSSKISPKLKLIVYPAVERYGLIWTTLAGTEEQIPTFPGWDDPDYINILIPNFDIAGSSGRQMEGFLDVSHFAYVHTETFGDRNNTEVPQYKVKREGNELLAEYWSTVSNYGKGQDLVAPEGFQWLREFRVFPPFAASLTVHFPGDDKLNILNCASPMSARYTRLFCPITRNFDKDAPIEDTIKFNLQVFEEDREMVESQKPEDLPLDLHAEAHIPADRTSIAYRQLLTEIGLGRNYTS; from the coding sequence ATGATAACTTCCAACGCAAACCGTAATGTGACATCCGAATTACCTAGGGGCTGTACATTCACCGCTGAAGACTGGCATGTATTATCCCAATATTGGTACCCGGTAGCCCAAGCAACCGAAGTAACAGACAAACCCCTGGCTGCTCAATTACTCGATGTGAAGCTGGTTCTTTATCGCAGTAATGATCAGGTTGTGGTAGCCAAAGATCTTTGTTTTCACCGCGGGGCTCCACTTAGCAAAGGTTGGGTAGAAAATGGTGAGATTGTCTGCCCGTATCACGGTTTCCGTTATAATTGTGAAGGAAAATGTACCGCCGTGCCTGCGCACCCAAGCTCCAAAATCTCACCTAAGCTCAAACTCATCGTGTATCCGGCAGTCGAACGTTATGGCTTAATATGGACCACACTGGCGGGAACGGAAGAACAAATTCCAACCTTTCCTGGATGGGATGATCCGGATTATATCAATATTTTAATACCCAACTTTGATATTGCTGGTTCGTCTGGACGACAAATGGAAGGATTCCTGGATGTATCCCATTTTGCCTATGTGCATACGGAAACATTTGGTGACCGAAACAACACAGAAGTCCCCCAGTACAAAGTGAAACGCGAGGGAAATGAGTTGCTGGCCGAGTATTGGAGTACAGTCAGCAATTATGGCAAAGGGCAAGATCTTGTTGCACCTGAAGGTTTCCAATGGTTGCGAGAGTTTCGGGTGTTCCCACCCTTTGCGGCTTCTCTGACGGTACATTTCCCAGGAGACGACAAGCTGAATATTCTGAATTGTGCTTCGCCAATGTCTGCTCGGTACACACGTCTATTCTGTCCAATTACACGCAACTTTGACAAAGATGCTCCCATTGAAGATACGATCAAGTTCAACTTGCAGGTATTCGAAGAAGATCGCGAGATGGTCGAGTCACAGAAACCGGAGGATCTGCCCCTTGATCTGCATGCCGAGGCCCATATTCCCGCGGACCGTACTTCAATTGCCTATCGTCAATTATTAACGGAAATTGGTTTGGGACGAAATTACACATCGTAA
- a CDS encoding spore coat protein, with the protein MNANPNVTPNMNHGGHEMFDVHEILSSTINVLDQYMIFRTFVQSQELIGILDRQYNFILSQYNLTAECFASGQKPHQETATYMIPNIVPPVYGLKPSAPKKPNQSLADVKDAGISGHMLGLIKSHASLLGMSCSEITNGTVRRVIASQIQHFIEMAYEIFMFQNQNAYYQVPQLTISDTQQMLQAYIPATGAPQMPTSNKPLH; encoded by the coding sequence ATGAATGCAAATCCAAATGTCACTCCTAACATGAATCATGGCGGCCATGAGATGTTCGATGTGCATGAGATTCTGTCCTCCACTATTAACGTGCTGGATCAATATATGATCTTTCGTACATTTGTGCAGAGCCAGGAACTGATTGGCATTCTGGACCGGCAGTACAATTTCATTTTATCCCAGTACAATCTGACAGCAGAGTGTTTTGCATCCGGACAGAAGCCTCATCAAGAGACGGCAACCTATATGATTCCCAACATCGTTCCGCCGGTATATGGTCTTAAGCCCTCGGCACCGAAGAAACCGAACCAGAGCTTGGCTGATGTAAAGGATGCCGGAATTAGCGGTCATATGCTGGGACTGATCAAGTCACATGCAAGTCTGCTCGGCATGTCGTGCAGCGAGATCACGAATGGCACGGTTCGCCGAGTCATCGCTTCTCAGATCCAACATTTTATCGAGATGGCCTATGAAATTTTCATGTTCCAGAATCAAAACGCCTACTATCAAGTACCTCAACTCACTATAAGTGATACACAACAGATGCTTCAGGCATACATTCCAGCAACCGGAGCACCTCAGATGCCTACCAGCAATAAACCACTTCATTAA
- a CDS encoding SMI1/KNR4 family protein: MYMVSRALKPVPAEELNQFEQQYAISLPSSYLTWIEHYGEGTYTGWMNVQRPDPEVLKPFVEYDFWIHTDDSPISQHQLEQCITIGSSVDGDFLAVHPEVEGLLWLPRHDEHITLWTCLEAEFGETLDRIYCGYYRQDKPISPLYYEPWNELRKHTFYHFTGTEQGISMKELANKCKTEFKWDSVLENEYMCKLFMVSMGGYLRFNYATGREVALFYEEKNGAEEATDNEISLFLQAHHCTAYE; encoded by the coding sequence ATGTATATGGTATCCCGTGCACTTAAACCGGTTCCAGCAGAGGAACTGAATCAATTTGAACAGCAATATGCCATCTCGCTACCTTCGTCATACCTTACCTGGATTGAACATTACGGAGAAGGAACATACACGGGTTGGATGAATGTGCAGAGACCGGACCCGGAAGTGCTGAAGCCTTTTGTTGAATATGATTTTTGGATACATACGGACGATTCGCCAATAAGTCAGCATCAACTTGAACAATGCATTACGATCGGCAGTTCTGTGGATGGAGATTTCCTTGCTGTTCATCCAGAAGTAGAGGGGCTGTTGTGGCTACCGCGTCATGATGAGCATATTACCTTGTGGACTTGCCTGGAGGCTGAATTTGGCGAAACACTGGACCGGATCTATTGCGGGTACTACCGTCAGGATAAACCGATATCGCCACTATACTATGAACCGTGGAATGAGCTGCGGAAGCATACGTTTTACCATTTTACAGGGACGGAACAGGGAATCTCCATGAAGGAACTGGCCAACAAGTGCAAAACAGAATTTAAGTGGGATTCTGTGTTGGAGAATGAGTACATGTGCAAGCTGTTTATGGTATCGATGGGCGGATACTTACGGTTTAACTATGCGACTGGAAGAGAAGTTGCCCTGTTCTATGAAGAAAAGAATGGTGCGGAGGAGGCGACGGATAACGAAATCAGTCTGTTTTTGCAAGCACATCATTGTACGGCATATGAATAG
- a CDS encoding multicopper oxidase domain-containing protein: protein MFSLMNVYKWSLVFAIFTATLSHCSTTDTVKPVHHDEVSSTAVSQPPVDPIIRREGTTVYIEMTAQVTDVEISEGVMYNAWTFNGTVPGPVLRVTEGDTLVFTLKNKDSSLPHSMDFHAVHAAPSSKFIDVMPGEEGTFTYPTSSPGVFMYHCGTKPVLAHIANGMYGMIIVEPKAGYPSDHLVDREYTLVQSEWYKEHDYEAFLNGEPDYVVFNGNDYGLVKHPLLAKVGDTVRIYVSNAGPNEVSSFHVVGTIMDRVYTDGNPRNIQYGIQTVMLPASGGAVVEFTVTEEGDYAIVTHQFNHVAKGAAAVLRVTKDGTDHGGPAMSH, encoded by the coding sequence ATGTTTTCCTTAATGAATGTATATAAATGGTCACTCGTATTCGCCATATTTACAGCAACTCTCTCTCACTGTAGTACAACCGATACGGTTAAACCTGTTCACCACGATGAAGTCTCCTCCACTGCGGTAAGTCAACCCCCGGTGGACCCTATCATTCGCAGAGAAGGTACTACGGTATATATTGAAATGACGGCCCAAGTTACAGATGTCGAAATCTCCGAAGGTGTGATGTATAACGCTTGGACGTTTAATGGCACCGTTCCCGGACCCGTCCTACGAGTGACAGAGGGAGATACCCTGGTGTTCACATTAAAAAATAAAGATTCCAGCTTGCCTCACTCTATGGATTTTCACGCTGTACATGCTGCTCCAAGCAGCAAATTTATTGATGTTATGCCAGGTGAGGAAGGTACGTTCACCTATCCAACCTCCTCACCCGGCGTATTCATGTATCACTGTGGAACCAAACCAGTCCTTGCCCATATCGCGAACGGTATGTACGGCATGATTATTGTTGAACCCAAGGCAGGATACCCTTCCGATCACTTGGTTGATCGTGAGTATACCCTTGTTCAGAGTGAATGGTATAAAGAGCATGATTACGAAGCTTTTTTGAACGGTGAACCGGATTATGTCGTATTTAACGGTAATGATTATGGATTAGTAAAACATCCCCTGTTAGCCAAAGTAGGAGATACGGTACGGATCTATGTCAGTAATGCCGGACCCAATGAAGTCTCATCCTTCCACGTTGTGGGTACCATTATGGACCGTGTGTATACCGATGGGAATCCACGCAACATCCAGTATGGAATACAGACGGTTATGCTTCCCGCAAGTGGTGGAGCTGTCGTAGAGTTCACGGTGACCGAAGAAGGCGATTATGCGATTGTAACCCATCAGTTCAACCATGTAGCCAAAGGCGCTGCCGCTGTTCTGCGTGTGACCAAGGATGGTACTGATCATGGCGGACCCGCGATGTCTCACTGA
- a CDS encoding YlbF family regulator, with protein MNTVVKLDKQIIMHKMQELCSLLLQDEGYKEMRDMINQFAADEQATTQYEKFMEKHQALEEKERQNIELLASEIQVYEEEERALYDHPLIRRFIYAQREFSQLHQQISHYFTKSVELNRLPEANELGKEACGCGGSCSGNH; from the coding sequence ATGAATACGGTTGTTAAATTGGACAAACAGATCATTATGCACAAAATGCAGGAGCTCTGTTCACTGCTGCTACAGGATGAAGGCTACAAAGAGATGCGGGACATGATTAATCAGTTTGCTGCAGATGAGCAGGCTACGACTCAGTATGAGAAATTTATGGAGAAACATCAGGCACTGGAAGAAAAGGAACGGCAGAATATTGAGTTGCTTGCTTCTGAAATTCAGGTATATGAAGAGGAAGAACGCGCACTCTATGATCATCCCCTCATTCGCCGGTTCATCTATGCACAACGGGAATTCAGCCAGCTACATCAGCAGATCAGTCACTATTTCACGAAATCCGTGGAATTGAATCGCCTGCCCGAGGCGAATGAACTAGGTAAGGAAGCTTGCGGGTGCGGAGGAAGCTGTTCCGGCAACCATTAA
- a CDS encoding leucine-rich repeat domain-containing protein, with translation MVAVAFHTDPRGTAYELLIDELIEKTDRFMLVDRKYAEEATPEKVAKVLQRLEPYLIENSTMEEMMMKSGAMYSEGIYYIYRCTPESGQVLKEEASRFRDWLYPSMPDDLCFLKEDGSDHFYTVAHENMYGMHITQEEAIELMERITGLFFRLDRHQDIHRLLDDAIRHQTDVLNISSHYLKEIPERIRELQHLSRLTIFEQDVYTLPPALFELTTLEELEIMTADLEGIHQDIGKLKQLRELRIYCGSSYHVPTGWKPKEKSDLGLKHIPAEIGELSELVTLDIGYSGIRELPPELEQLKKLRYLSVTNGLIEEMPDMVNRMTWLLDVNLNSTPLGISWEHILGEEES, from the coding sequence ATGGTAGCCGTAGCTTTTCACACCGATCCAAGAGGAACTGCCTATGAACTGTTGATTGACGAATTGATCGAAAAGACGGATCGTTTTATGCTAGTTGACAGAAAGTATGCTGAAGAAGCTACACCTGAAAAAGTTGCCAAAGTGTTACAGAGACTTGAGCCGTATCTGATTGAAAACAGTACGATGGAAGAAATGATGATGAAAAGTGGCGCCATGTACTCAGAGGGAATCTATTACATATACCGTTGCACGCCGGAATCAGGGCAGGTTCTTAAGGAGGAAGCTTCTCGCTTTCGTGACTGGTTATATCCGTCAATGCCGGATGATCTTTGTTTTCTAAAAGAGGACGGGAGTGATCACTTCTATACTGTTGCTCATGAGAATATGTATGGCATGCACATTACACAAGAAGAAGCAATTGAGCTAATGGAGCGAATCACTGGGTTGTTCTTTAGATTAGATCGACATCAGGACATTCATCGCTTACTGGACGATGCAATCAGGCATCAGACGGATGTGCTGAATATTAGTTCACATTACTTGAAAGAGATTCCCGAACGGATTCGGGAACTACAGCACTTGAGCCGCTTGACGATTTTTGAGCAGGATGTTTATACGCTTCCTCCAGCTCTTTTTGAACTGACAACGTTGGAAGAATTGGAGATTATGACGGCGGATTTAGAAGGTATTCACCAAGACATTGGAAAATTGAAACAACTTCGAGAGCTTAGAATTTATTGCGGTAGTTCTTATCATGTTCCTACCGGATGGAAGCCAAAGGAAAAGTCGGATCTTGGTCTGAAACATATTCCAGCCGAGATTGGTGAATTGAGCGAACTGGTGACTCTGGATATAGGATACTCGGGCATTCGTGAGCTTCCGCCTGAACTGGAGCAACTGAAGAAGCTACGTTATTTGAGTGTAACTAATGGTTTAATTGAGGAAATGCCGGACATGGTGAATCGAATGACCTGGCTTCTGGATGTGAATCTGAACAGTACTCCATTAGGAATTAGTTGGGAGCACATCTTGGGCGAGGAAGAATCTTAA